The DNA region GCGGTTGGCCCGGCAGCCCATGACCGACCGGCTGGCGGTCAGCCACACCAGGGGCACCAGCGCGAAGGGGATACCGAAGGAGAGCACGACCTGGCTGAGGACCAGGGCGCGGGTGGGTTCAGTGCCCGCCGCGAGCAGCGCCAGGGCGGGCAGCAGCCCGGCCAGGCGGCGGGCCGCCATGGGCAGGCGGCGGCGCAGGAACCCGCTCATGATCGCGTCACCGGCGCTGACGCCGACGCTGGAGGAGGCCAGGCCGGCGGCCAGCAGCGCGAGCGCGAAGGCAACCGCGGCGCCCCTGCCGATCTGCCTGCCCAGGCCGGCGTGCACGGCCGCCAGGGTGTCGGCGGGCACGGGTGAGGCGTGCAGCGCGCCGGCCGCGACGGCGAGCATGGCGGCGTTGGCGAGCCCTGCCGTGCCCAGGGCCAGTGCGATGCCCCCGAGGCGGGTCCGGGGAGCCCGGCCGCTGCCGCTGCCGGCGGAGCGGCTGGTCAGCGCGGAGTGCAGGTAGATGACGTGTGGCATGACGGTGGCGCCGATGATGCCTGTGGCCAGCAGCAGACTGTCCTGGCCGGCCAGGCGTGGGAGCATCCCGGCACCGGTTGCGGACGCGGTGCCCGCGCGCAGCGCCTGGTAGAGGAACCCTGTCAGGACGACCAGCAGCATCCCGGCGACCACTCGTTCGAAGCTCCGTCTCCCCCACGGTGCCAGCACCAGGACGGCGAGCGCCGCCCCGGCGGTGAGGGCGGCGCCCGCGAGAAGCGGCACGCCGAACAGCAGGCGGAGGGCGACGGCACCCCCGATGATCTCGGCGAGGTCGGTGGCGATGGCCACCGCTTCTGCCTGGGCCCACAGCAGCCAGGTCACCGGACGGGGGCAGTGAGCGCGGCACAACTCGGCCAGGCTGTGTCCGCTGGCCTCGCCGAGCTTCGCGGACAGGTACTGCACCAGTACGGCCAGACCGTTCGCCGCGATGACCACCCACAGCAGCAGGTAGCCGTAGGAGGCGCCCGCGGCGGTATTGACGGCGAAATTGCCCGGGTCGACGTAGGCGACGGACACCACGAACGCCGGCCCGCAGCAGGCCGTCCATTGCCTCAGGCGGCGGTATGCGGATCCGCCCCGGGAGGAGCTCGCGTCTCGGGGTGTCGCCGGCGGGGGCGGCACCGGCCGCCGCACGGGGACGGCGGCCGTCCTCTCCACGACCGGAAGGTCCTGATAGCGGCCGGGATCCAGCATGGGACTCAGCCCCTCCGTGCGCGGTGTGCGCGCACCGTGATCCGGGCGGTGGTGCAGCCGACCAGTGCCAGCGCCGTGATGCTTCCGGCGACGGTCCGTGCGGACACGGCCGCCGCGAGCGCGACCGCCTGCACCACGAGCAGCACGGGCAGCGGCCCGCGAACCGCACGACGGGTGGAGGACGAGGGAACAACCATGGGAGGACTCCCGGCGGGAAGGGAGGGCGCGTCACGTCGGACGGGCCGGGACGGTGCGGTGGGCGGCCGGAGGGGGCGGGGACCGGAGCTGTCCGACGCGGGTGGCCGGCCGGGCCGCGGACGGGTGCACGGCGGGTGCACGGCCCGCCGGGTTGGGGCTCCGGCGGGCCGGCGCAGCCTTAGGTGAGCTTGTCCTTGAGCTTGCCCATGGGGCCGGTCTCGGTGCCCAGCGCGGGAGAGGCCGGCGCGCCGCGGCTGCCGTCGTAGGTCGCGTACAGCTTGGGGTCCGGCGGAGGGGCGATGCCGGTGTCCCCCTGCGCCACGGGCTCGGCCACGTAGGTGATCGGATCGCCGTTGGGAGTGGGCGTACCGATCCATCCACCCTGATCGCCGGCCTGGCCGTCGGACAGGTGCCACACCGCGTGGGCGTCGCCAGTCTTCTCCTCGTCGAACAGCGCGTTTGGGGCGACCGGGGTCGGCTCCAGCCCGTCGGCCTGGAGCTCCTCGATGGCTTTCAGCCACTGCAGCTGGTGCACGGTGTCGCGGGCGAGGTTGAATTGCAGCATGTCCCGTACTCCGGCGTCGTCGGTCATCTGGTACAGACGGGCCGTCTGCAGCCGGCCGTGGGCCTCGGCCGCGGCGTTGGCCTGGAAGTCGGCGAGCAGGTTTCCGCTGGCCACGACGAACTTGCCGCTCCACGGGTAGCCGTTCGCGTCGATGGGCATCGCACCGCCGCCGGAGACGATGGCGTGCTGCGGGTCCATCCCGCCCAGCACGGCGCCGACCACCGGATCGGCGGCGGCCGCCTTGGTGGTGGCGGTGGCCGGCGCGCCCTCCAGGAGCCGTGCGACCATCGTGGCGAGCATCTCTACGTGACCGATCTCCTCGGTCGCAGTGTCCATGATCAGGTCCTTGTACTTGCCCGGTACTCGGCAGTTCCAGCCCTGGAACAGGTACTGCAGGGCGACCGTCATCTCGCCGAAGGCCCCTCCGATGAGTTCCTGGAGCTTGTGGGCGTAGACCGGGTCGGGCTTGTCGGGCTTGGCTGCGTACTGCAGCTGGGAGGTGTGACGGAACATCGTGTACGGCTCCTCGACTCCCCCGCGCGGGGGGCTGGGATTGGCAGCCGCGGTCACCGGCGGGAACCGGGACGCGGCCGGGCTTCACTGCCCAGGGGAGCGTGTCGCCGTCACGGGCCCGTCACCGGATGCGTGTGCAATTCATCCGCATATGTCCGCCGTCGGCCGGGCACGCGACCGACGTAGGCCCCGGGCATGTGCGGGGATCCCGCCCTCGCCCCCCGACCGACAAGGAGGCGATGTGCCCCCGCCCGCTCACTCCCCCGCCCCGGCCGCGAGCACGGGCTCCCACTGGGACCTGCACCTGCTGGGTTCCTTCGCCCTGACCCACGGCACGCGCGGCGTCGATGTCCCGCCGCTGCCACAGAAGCTGTTTGCCTTCCTGGCCGTGCACACCCGTCCCGTGCCGCGCATGGAGCTGGCGCACGCGCTGTGGCCCGACCACGAGGAATCGCGTGCCTCGGCGAACCTGCGCTGCGCCCTGTGGCGGCTGCCCGGCGGCCGCCGGCCCGGCCACGCGCTGGTGGACGAGCACCGCACGGGCCTGCAAATCGCCCCGCACGTGGCGATCGACGCGCGGCTGCTTCAGCAGCAGGCCGCGGTGCTGGGCAGAGCTGCCGAGGCGGGAGCGACGGCGGCTCTGCCCAGCACCGGGACGCTGTGCCAGGATCTGCTGCCCGACTGGCACGACGACTGGCTGCTGGCGGCCCGCGAATGGCATCGGCAGCTGCGGCTGCGAGCCCTGGAGCAGTTGGCCGCGCACCAGTGCCGGGCCGGTCGGCTGGAGGAGGCCCTGGAGGCCGCGATGGCGGCGGTGGCCTGCGAGCCGTTGCGGGAGAGCGCGCACCGCGCGGTTGCGGCCGTCCACCTGGCCGAGGGAAATCCTTCCGAGGCGCTGCGGCACTACGACCGCTACCGCGAACGCCTCCGTGACGAGCTGGGCATAGCCCCCTCCCCCCGCTTCCGCGACCTGCTCGCTCCCTTGCTGGCCCGCCCCCTCGACCGGTGAGACCCAAGCCCACTTCGTGGCGCCCGATGCCCGGGCGGCGGTGGGTCTGCCGCTGGGCAGGGACACCATCCGAGGGACGGGTTCTCAGCCGCCGTGCGCACAGGTGGTGAGCACAAGCGTCGCGGTAAGGGCAGCGGTCAGCGCGAAGGCTGCCAGTACGGTGGCGGTGCAGCGGCGCAGCAGGCGGGTCCGCAGGATGTGGTACCGCTGTTCGTATTCCTGCCGCAGTTCGCCGGCACGGACAGCCGCGGCCCTCAGCTGGTGGCGGGAGATCTCCAGACGGGCCCGCGTGTAGTGGTGCACGACCTGCTCGCGCTGCGCAACCAGCAGCCAGGGCATGAGCTCGGCGAAGGCTTCGGCTTCCTCGCGGGCGAGGGAGCGTTCGCGTTCCGTGAGCAGATAGACCTCGATCCGGTTGATCTCCGCCGCGATGTCGGATCCGGCTCGGGGGATGTCCTGGTCCCTCACGGATTGTCGCCTTCGGAGGGAGACGCCAGGCCCCTGCCGGGCTCGACGGCGTCGCGGCGCCCGCCCTGGAGTTCTTTCTCGGCGGTGGCGATGCCGGGATGGTGAAGGTCGAAGGCGGGGGATTCGGAACGGATGCGAGGCAAAGTCAGAAAGTTGTGCCGGGGCGGCGGACAGGACGTGGCCCATTCGAGGGACCGGCCGTAGCCCCAAGGATCGTCCACCATGACCGGCTTGCCGTACTTGGCGGTCTTCCACACGTTGTACAGGAACGGCAGGGTGGACAGGCCGAGCAGGAACGAGCCGATCGACGAGACGGTGTTCAAGGTGGTGAAGCCATCGGCCGCCAGGTAGTCGGCGTAGCGACGGGGCATGCCCTCGGCACCCAGCCAGTGCTGGATCAGGAACGTGGTGTGGAATCCGACGAACAGCGTCCAGAAGTGGATCTTCCCGAGCCGTTCGTCGAGAAGCCTGCCGGTCATCTTCGGCCACCAGAAGTGGAAGCCGCCGAACATCGCGAAGACGATCGTACCGAACAGCACGTAGTGGAAATGGGCGACGACGAAGTAGGAGTCGGTCACGTGCCAGTCCAGCGGCGGTGAGGCAAGGATGATCCCGGTCAGGCCGCCGAACAGGAACGTCACAAGGAAACCGACGGACCACAGCATCGGGGTCTCAAAACTAAGGGAACCGTTCCACAAGGTGCCGATCCAGTTGAAGAACTTCACTCCCGTCGGGACGGCGATCAGGAACGTCATGAACGAGAAGAACGGCAGCAGGACCATACCGGTGGCGAACATGTGGTGCGCCCAGACCGTCACCGACAGACCGGCGATGGCCACGGTCGCGCCGACCAGGCCGACGTATCCGAAGATCGGTTTGCGGGCGAACACCGGGAAAATCTCGGTGACCACCCCGAAGAACGGCAGCGCCAGGATGTAGACCTCGGGATGGCCGAAGAACCAGAACAGGTGCTGCCACATGATCGCGCCGCCGTTGGCGGCGTCGAAGACGTGGGCGCCGAACTTGCGGTCTGCCTCCAGGCACAGCAGCGCCGCCGCCAGAACCGGGAAGGCGAGCAGGACCAGCACCGAAGTGAGCAGCACATTCCAGGTGAAAATCGGCATGCGGAACATCGTCATGCCCGGGGCCCGCATGCACACGATGGTGGCGACGAAATTCACCGCGCCCAAGATCGTGCCGAACCCGGCGAGCCCCAGGCCCATGATCCACATGTCGGCGCCCACAGTGGGGCTATGCGCCTTGTCGCTGAGCGGGGCATAGGCGGTCCAGCCGAAGTCCGCACTTCCGTTGGACGTGAGGAAACCGGCCACCGTGATCAGCCCGCCGAACAGGAACAGCCAGTAGGAGAACATGTTCAGACGAGGGAAGGCGACATCCGGCGCCCCGATCTGCAGCGGCATGACGGCGTTTGCGAACCCGGCGAAAGTGGGAGTGGCGAACAGCAGCAGCATGACCGTGCCGTGCATGGTGAACATCTGGTTGTACTGCTCGTTCGACAGGAACTGCATCCCTGGCCGTGCCAGTTCCGCGCGCATCACCATCGCCAGCGCTCCGGCGAACAGGAAGAAGCAGAACGACGTGATCAAATAAAGGTGCCCGATCTTCTTATGGTCGGTGGTACTGAGCCAGGTGACCAGAATGCGGCCACGCCGGCCCGAGACGGGGCGCTGCGCCGACGCCTCGGAGGGTGCTGTCACAACCATGGGTTCCGCCCCGTCCTGATCCGAACCGCTCGGCGGCAGCCATCTCGGCCACCGGCCGCGCACATGTGGCACCGCGTGCGTCATCGACGGCGCCCACGGCAGCGACCGCTCCCGACACCCCACATACCTACGCACGGCAGCGATCAGGTCACTCATAGTAGTCACAGTTGGTTCGCTCGACACGCAGGCAGGGCAGCGACACGCGGGCGCCCGCCGTCCTGCGAGCCAATACCGACACCCTCGCCGCCGACGCCGGCGACCACATCTGGCCGGGTGGGAGGGTTGGCGCCCGGCAACGTCCGAGCGTCCCCGGAAGCGCGAGCGCCCGCAGGTCCTCCGGCGAGTGCCCCACGATCTTTGCGGCGCACTCGGCGCAGCGGGACGGGGCACGCGCTTGCCGTCCCCGGAAAGCCCGGTCACGTCGAACAGGACCCCGTCGCCCGGCTCGATGTCGCCGTCCCGGCTGCGCTCCGGGCGCCGTTGACGTTCTGCCGGTCGCCGGTGATCGGCCGGACTGGGACGAGCTGACCCGCCGAGCGCCAGGGCTCCACACGCTCGTATGCCGAGCGCCCGACGATCCGGTCGCACACCTCGGCGCGCCGCCTGGGGCGCGGCTCGTCAACCGCGTTGGCCCAGTGGGTGCCGCCGCAGTGCAGATGCCTTCCGGACTGTGACCGCGCAGGGCGTTTCGGGCACGGGCACGACGTAGCGAATCGTCTCGTCGCACCCGGCGTCGTCCGCCGCCAGGTCCCCGCCCGCCGCGGTGTCGACCGCCGTTGGCTCCTGGGCCGGGTCCGCCGGCCGGGGCGGCTGATTTGCCGCTCCCAACCGCACGGCCACGCGTGGTTGCATTAGAGCTCGGGGTAGCATCTCTGCCGGGCCGCCGCTTGGGGAACTCCTCCCTCGTCAACGGCCTGACGCCCAGCTCCGCGAACGCGCTGCGGTTTCAGCCGGACGCCGGTCCGCGACGAATTCCCAGTCGGCACCCTGCGCGGCGGGGTCGACGGACTCCGTCCAGTGCAGCGCGGACGACGTCCACGACGTGCGCGGGTCCGAGCACACTTGTACCGCATCCGCCCGCCGCATCCACCACGCACCTGCAACCGCCCCGGGTTGCTGTGCCGCGACGCGATGAACACCGCCACCGGCCCCTCGTCAGA from Actinacidiphila sp. DG2A-62 includes:
- a CDS encoding Nramp family divalent metal transporter — its product is MLDPGRYQDLPVVERTAAVPVRRPVPPPPATPRDASSSRGGSAYRRLRQWTACCGPAFVVSVAYVDPGNFAVNTAAGASYGYLLLWVVIAANGLAVLVQYLSAKLGEASGHSLAELCRAHCPRPVTWLLWAQAEAVAIATDLAEIIGGAVALRLLFGVPLLAGAALTAGAALAVLVLAPWGRRSFERVVAGMLLVVLTGFLYQALRAGTASATGAGMLPRLAGQDSLLLATGIIGATVMPHVIYLHSALTSRSAGSGSGRAPRTRLGGIALALGTAGLANAAMLAVAAGALHASPVPADTLAAVHAGLGRQIGRGAAVAFALALLAAGLASSSVGVSAGDAIMSGFLRRRLPMAARRLAGLLPALALLAAGTEPTRALVLSQVVLSFGIPFALVPLVWLTASRSVMGCRANRRATTLAASAVAALISGFNVFLLIRPLLS
- a CDS encoding manganese catalase family protein, with the protein product MFRHTSQLQYAAKPDKPDPVYAHKLQELIGGAFGEMTVALQYLFQGWNCRVPGKYKDLIMDTATEEIGHVEMLATMVARLLEGAPATATTKAAAADPVVGAVLGGMDPQHAIVSGGGAMPIDANGYPWSGKFVVASGNLLADFQANAAAEAHGRLQTARLYQMTDDAGVRDMLQFNLARDTVHQLQWLKAIEELQADGLEPTPVAPNALFDEEKTGDAHAVWHLSDGQAGDQGGWIGTPTPNGDPITYVAEPVAQGDTGIAPPPDPKLYATYDGSRGAPASPALGTETGPMGKLKDKLT
- a CDS encoding AfsR/SARP family transcriptional regulator; translation: MPPPAHSPAPAASTGSHWDLHLLGSFALTHGTRGVDVPPLPQKLFAFLAVHTRPVPRMELAHALWPDHEESRASANLRCALWRLPGGRRPGHALVDEHRTGLQIAPHVAIDARLLQQQAAVLGRAAEAGATAALPSTGTLCQDLLPDWHDDWLLAAREWHRQLRLRALEQLAAHQCRAGRLEEALEAAMAAVACEPLRESAHRAVAAVHLAEGNPSEALRHYDRYRERLRDELGIAPSPRFRDLLAPLLARPLDR
- the ctaD gene encoding aa3-type cytochrome oxidase subunit I, whose amino-acid sequence is MVVTAPSEASAQRPVSGRRGRILVTWLSTTDHKKIGHLYLITSFCFFLFAGALAMVMRAELARPGMQFLSNEQYNQMFTMHGTVMLLLFATPTFAGFANAVMPLQIGAPDVAFPRLNMFSYWLFLFGGLITVAGFLTSNGSADFGWTAYAPLSDKAHSPTVGADMWIMGLGLAGFGTILGAVNFVATIVCMRAPGMTMFRMPIFTWNVLLTSVLVLLAFPVLAAALLCLEADRKFGAHVFDAANGGAIMWQHLFWFFGHPEVYILALPFFGVVTEIFPVFARKPIFGYVGLVGATVAIAGLSVTVWAHHMFATGMVLLPFFSFMTFLIAVPTGVKFFNWIGTLWNGSLSFETPMLWSVGFLVTFLFGGLTGIILASPPLDWHVTDSYFVVAHFHYVLFGTIVFAMFGGFHFWWPKMTGRLLDERLGKIHFWTLFVGFHTTFLIQHWLGAEGMPRRYADYLAADGFTTLNTVSSIGSFLLGLSTLPFLYNVWKTAKYGKPVMVDDPWGYGRSLEWATSCPPPRHNFLTLPRIRSESPAFDLHHPGIATAEKELQGGRRDAVEPGRGLASPSEGDNP